TGAGCCTCCCAGCCTCCCGAGGGCCCACACAGTCCCGAGGTTCCAGGCCTCACCTCCTGGACCCACCTGCCCTTTACTGCCTCTACTCCTGCCCCTGCCTCATCTTCGAGCTCAGTCCCACTGCAGCTGTGCTCGCTCAAGCCTCTGCTTGGGCCTGGGCTGTCCCTCTGCCAACACCGATCCCCCTAGCCAAGTCCTGCTCAAATGGCTCTCCTTTTGGAAGCCTTCTTCGATACGCCCGGGGGAAATGAGTTCTAATCCAGCTGACAGAGTTCTTGTCCCCTGACGTTACAGCTTGTATGTCTCACCCCTGAGCTCACTGAGGGCAGGCAGGTCTCTGGACCCTCAGTGGCTAGTGCACAGTAGTTGCCCAACAAATGTCCACTGCGCTCTGAGGAACTGGACTGGGAGGGCAGGAACAGCATGTCTTCATCTCTGTCACCCCAGTGCCTGCAATAGGACCTAGCACAAAGTGGCACCCATAAATGACTGCTGAAAGAGAAGGGCAGTGGCTTCTAATGACCAGGAACTCTAAGGACAGCTGTGCAGGTTTTTCACAAGGATACCTAGCTGGGGTTGAATGACATATGTCGTGGAATGAGACTGCACATACCCAGGGGAAGAGGCATCTATTTCTAATCTGCACAAAAGAGCAAACTGGAGGGCTAATTTGCTATAAAGGCTAGTCTTGGCCCTACACCTTGGGCTCATGTTCCATTTAGATCAAAGCGCTCAGAATGCCCACCCTCTGACGCTCCCAAGACAGATGTCTAAAGTGACCAGTATGCTGGTTTGAGTCTCACTCCAGAGACCTAGTATCTCTGACTCCAGACCTGCTCCTAGACTTACCTATGACCGACTCTACCGTGTCGCTGGTGGGGTAGAAGGGCAGAGCGTTTGCATTCATGCCAGGAACACTGCTGGTGCCGGCGGGGCTAGGGGGAGTAGCTGCTAGGCTGGAGGTGATACTAGAAGAGATGCTTGAGGTCAGGGGGCTGCCCACAGGGAGGATGCCCAGCATATCCTGCAACGAGACAGTGAAGAAGAGACATAGTGGGATGGCTGCCCACGGATCGGGGCTGGAGGCGGGGGCTGGCTAGGGCAGAAGGGAAGCGTGCATCCCAGCTCTCGCCTGGTTGCCCTCAACACCTCGTGGGGAGGCTGACGTTGGACAGGTGTGGCTTGGAGGCTGCAGGGCCTACTCATCCCTAAGGCTCTGCAGtaggggagggagaagcaagttCAGTGCAAGGacagatgtttaataaatactttGTTTGACTGGCTAATGAGTGAGTCCGGAGGTGAGGGGCTCAAGGGCCTGACTCCCACCCTCTCTGAATTTGGGGCTGAGGCCCCACCTTAATCCTGCCCTCAGTTTGTAGAGAAAGCGGTGCCCCGTGCTCCCCAAAGAAGCCTCCTGGGGCTCTGGGCCTGTCCTGTCCACAGTAGGTGCCAGAAGGGGAGAAAGGGGGCTGAGGGCTCTATACCTGTTTGGGCTGAAGCAGAGGCTGCTCTTGACTCCTGGGCTCTAGTGAGTGGGGTTTTAACTTGGCCTGAGAGAAAAGTCAGGGAGCAGGAGATGAATGTGGTGCTAGGGAGGGACCCTGAGCCCATGAGTCCTCCTAAGCATCAACTTGCCATGGCTGAGGGGGAAGGAGGCACCAGACACCTGTTGGACGGCCCCCCTTCACACACATGCACCCCCCTTCCCACCCTGGGAACCCGGGGGGCTGCTCCTCTCCTCCCTGGGACTCCAGGTCACAGATAAGCCAGTTCCACACCCCTCTTGTCCTGCTCCCCAAGGCCCTGATGTCCCATCAAGGCAGCACAGGGCAGGGCAAAGTCTGGACATGGGGTCAGAAGACTGAGGTAGTAACCCCTTCCCCTCTATTAACTGGCTCTGGCACTGGGTGAGGTGCTCAGCCTCTAACCTGCCTgtcttcctctgtgaaatgggatggCCTCACCCACTCTGCTCAGTCTTGAAGAGGCTGGGAACAGGGGCTTCCTAGCTCCCAGTCACATTCCCCATAGCTGGGCCAGGACAACCCTCCAGATGTTCTCTTGCCGCATGCAGAAGGTTAGCCCATGCTAACCTCACTGGGCTGCCGCCTTATCCCTTACCTGGCATTTCAAAGTTTTCAGGTACTCAGCTCCCACCTGGTCTTCCCTCTCGAAGCCAGGAGCCTTCTTATAACTGCCAGGGGCGAGGCCAGACTCCCCAGGAAAGACAATGCCTTCCAGATTTGGGGGCTTCCTGATGGAGCCCGGTGGGGAGCCACAGAGGTTAGATGGGCTGCCGAGGCTGCTGTTTCTACAGAGGAGctgcagagaaggaagagagtagGCTGGGGGGCAAAATGCAGGCTGGGGCATGGCCCATTCTCCATCCCTGTGTGGGAGGGAGATCCTTCATCAAGAGGCTCAGTTCCTTCTTAATTGGCCAGGGGGCAGCAACCACCACCCAGGACCCAGAACCCCATGTGGAAGCTGTGTGTTGGGGGGCGGAGAGGGTTTGTCCCTTCTACTACCTGTGATCAGCTCTACCCAGGCTGATCGCAGGGCTCCGGGGACACCACTCCAGCCACTATCAGCTTTTGACAGAGAGAAGAACCCTGAGGCAGAAAGGGCAGAACCCTTGGGCGAAGGCCTCCTCCCCAGGCACAGGGCACGAGAGGCAGGTGTTGGCTCTGGACGGGCAtggtgcccaccccaccccctggacAGGCACGTACAGCGCTGAGGTCAGGGGCATGCGGGCTGGAAGGGCTCACGGGCACCGAGTCTCCAGCAGCAGACGGCATGTACAAGACGGGAcctggctgggtggggctggacaCAGCTGAGGAAGGTTGCAGGTCGTCACTGAGGGGTGGCTCTGCAAGAGACAGGGGCAGGGTGTCAGTAGGCTCCTGAGCCAGCTCTGTCCCTCCAAAAATGCATCTGGGTCTCTTTTAAAGGAGAGCATGCATCCCCCTGTGTATAAAGGGAAGGCTCCTGTTTCTATTAACATCACGTGCTGtgcacttactatgttccaggcaatTTGTATTAATCGTAAATCTTCGCAATGACTGGAAGATAGAAGTAATACCatggtctccattttacagataaggaaactgaggctcagagaggttaaggtaTATCTCTCCCCAGGGGGCTGAGCTAGGAAACaaaagagctgggatttgaaccccaaTCCACATGACTCCAAAGCTTGGGCCATTCGTTGCTTCCCTGTGCTGCCTTGGCTTGTGCCCACCTCTGAGCCACATGTGTGCTTCCCACTCCCTGGGGCCTCAGTTTATTTTTCACTCTAATCCCAGAGATAAGGCCTAAGGCTAGAAAGAGGTTAAGGACAAACAGAGCAGTGGCCTGGGGTAGACACAGGTTGTAACTCAAACCCGTCTCTGAGACTGGCGGTGGTGGTCTGGAGCTGCACCGAGCGGTACCGCAGCCCAGGACCACATGCAGCTGCCGAGCACCCGGAACGTGGCTAGTCTGGATTGGAACGTGCTGCAGCTATTCAAGTACACACCAGCTTTCAAAGACttggtttgaaaaaaaaagggaaaatatcttGATTTTATATGGActgtattttaaatgatattattttatgttgggttaaataaaaatatattattaaaaattgacctatttctttttcttctttctagatGTGGTTactaaaatatctaaaatgacATAAGGGGGGTTGCATTAAATTCTGATTGGACAGCTCTGCTCTCAGCAGGGCAGAGTGCCGTGTTCAGTTAGCGATGTCTGCCATGGGTGTGGCACGGGGTGGCTGCTGGGATTTGCCTCGTTGGCTCGGGGAGGGTGCCTCACCCTGCCGGGGACTGTGAGTGCGCAACCCGGGGCACAGTCCGTGCCGTCTCACGACCTTGGAAGCTCCAGGGCTTTGAGACCAGTTCCAgagaggtggggcaggggggtgggggaatggaaCTTCCAGGGGGGACGGGGCCCACTGCCggctgacactgaacttagggggaggggggacgggaggggagggtggagagggcACTGCCCCAGGGCAATGGGAACAGCATACGGTCTACGTGGGCGAAGGCGCAGAAGGGTCCTCGGGGACAGCTGCCCGACTGCTGCATGTCGTTGCACTTGGTAGATTTATAGATCTGGAGGGCAGAGCAGAACAGAGGCGGGTCAGGcttgggcagagagagaaaggcagccaGGGGTGCCTTCAGCATGGCTGGGTTGGCTTGGAaatctctcctttctcctccccacccGATGCCGCTCCCCTAAGTCTCTCCCTGCCAACTGCTTACTCAAGCCAGAGTGAGCAGACACCGCCGCCCGCACGCCAGGGACCACCCCCCTCCTGCGGTCACAGGCCCAACCAGCCCTGACCCAGCTCTCACAAAGGGATTTTCTCCATGCTACTCTCACTCATGATCTTGGCCAGGGCTGTGACCTTCCAATGTGCCTCTGGGCATTAAGGGAGCCAAGTTCACAGGCAACACCCATCCATCCTGGAGCACTATGGGTTGGGATCTACGCTGGGCCTAACTTTCCACCCTGCTGTCTGTAGCCCACAAAACGTAGTTTCTGCCCACGTGTCTATCTCAGGGTGTCCCGACCTCCATGGAACCAAGGGAAGGGACAGCACATGCCTCTCCACACCATACATGAGCTCGTGGCACACTGACAGAGCCCAGGCCACaccgtggggctgggggctgcacCAGGGAAGTTGCTGGTACCCTAGGCCCTCATACGGTACAGGACAATGCTAAGgggatttcttattttttaagtcttGATGCCACGTTAAGTACCACAAGTGGTGCAAAGCCCAGAACGGCCAAGTCACCCTGCCCGGTGCATGCTCTCCCCCTCAGGGGGGCTCGGGGAGACAAAACCAGGAGCCAAGGGCTGCTTGGTGAGTGTGCGCTCAGACAAGCGAAGCTGCCAAACTAGGGTGTGGGGCTCCTTTAGGTACTGCCCGGGGGGGAGCCCGTGGCTACAAATCCCTCCCAGGATGGTATCAGGATGGATTCTGCCAGCATCGGCCCGgaccctcctttcctttctcctcgcTTTCCAAAGAGGATATGTTTAGCTACCCCCAACCCTCGAAGGGCCGCAGCTCGGGCGCCAGCCCCAAGGCCTACCTCCGGGTGGAACTGCTGCTCCGTGCGGGTGTGGCAGTACTGGCAGGAGTCTCCGTTCTCACACTTGCCAGGGTCACCCCACTCGTCCCCGTGCTTTACGTTCGGACATGGAGATGACCTGGTTAAATAAGAGGGTGGGGTCAGATGGGTGCAGAGAGGATCTGGGGGATGCCAACGAGATCGCTGCTGCTCAGGGCCCCTCTCTGGTCTCCCGGCTTTGCAAAGCCAGGCTCAGAAGTAGGAAACATCAGCTGCAGAGTGAGGGCCTTATTGGGGCCAGAAGCCAGGCTTTGCTTCTCTGGCCCAACCTGGCTGCATCACCAAGGACACCGTTTTGCTCGCTTCGGCCAAGTCCTCCCCCCCGAGCACTGTGCAGCCCAAGGAGAGCCAGGCTACAACCACACCACAGCTGGGCCCTGGCAGCCGCCCCTCAGCATCCGAACTAGAGGGGCTTCTAACCCAAGATCCTCATTCCATGCCAAAGGAGGATCCAGGAAGGCCCCCTATGGTTCAGCTATCCTCACCATTCTCTCCCCTCATACCTGGGTCCGGTGATTCTGTGATCCCCAGGGCTGGCCTCCCTGAGAGCACAGTGCAAGCAGCCCCTGCCGTGATcccttccctgccaccctccctcccacgGCTGGCCTGCTTGGGCCAAAGGACCTGTATTTGTGTTTCCGGGGACTCCGCCGCCGGTCCTTGCTGTTGTGGTAGTAGGGACAGGCATAACCCTGGCGGCACAGCCGTGGGGGCTTCTTGCACGGCTCCGTCTTATAGTTCCCCAGCACATAAGCGGTCTCTGCACAGGGGGCCAGAGGCAGGGGTCAGGTGGGTGAGGCAGGGGCGGGGcgcagggaggggaaggagaagccaCTAGGAAGGAGTCTAGGAGCCGAGGCTTTTGTGAGAGGTATGAGCAGGGCCACCTCCTCGTGGGCCAATGCCAAGACTGAGACCCGGGAGAGAGGTAAGGAGGATGCCGCCGTCCCTCACTGGAGATACTCACAGCTCAGAGTTAAAAGGGCGTCCGCAGGAGGGTTGAGAATACACCTATGTGTACTCATATACGTGTACGAGCGTGTATGTGTGAAAGCCTCCCAATGGAATTTAGGGAGCACCTGGGGTGACAGGAGCAGGGCAAGGTGTGTCTGGGGAGACTTCCCCAGAAGTGCCCCCGGATGCCAGGGCTGCAGTTGGCGGGATGTGACGTGGGATGAGGGGGCAAGTGCCTCCCAGCAGAGGTGGTGGCTTGGGCTGGAGAAGGCAGTAGGTGGTGGTGAGCCACGTCCTCAGAGCAGccatggggaggagaggggggaggACAGACAGCTGGTGGGAGGGGGCACAGCCATTTGTGTCGCCGCCTTTACCTTGCCACCGAGGCTCCTCACTGAGGATTTTTTCTATCATGGCGTGGCTTGCGGCCCCAGCCGACTGGCCCTCTATGCTGCCCTCTACTGTGGTCTGGCCGTTCTGCAAGGCCTCCATTGCCTGGAGCTCcctgggaagagaggagaggacagaAAGAGCGGGGAGAGGGCATGAGGAGGAAGGAACCAAGAGTGCCAGCCCttcctccctggtggcgcagtgtttgggagtccgcctgccaatgcaggggatacgggttcgtgccccggtctgggaggatcccacatgccgcggagcggctgggcccgtgagccatggccgctgagcctgcgcgtccggagcctgtgctccgcaacgggagaggccacaacagtgagaggcccgcataccgcaaaaaaaaaaaaaaaaaaaaaaaaaaaagagtgccagCCCTGCACTCCGTCGGTGGTACTCACCGTGTCCGCAGCcaggcccccaccccagccctcagcCATCAGCCCACCTGATGTCGTAGACAGGGGAGCGGAGGTCATGGGGCCCATGAGCAAAAGCGCAGTGCAGGCCGTTTTTGGTGCAGTTGCCTTTTGAGTCTGTCTCGTGGATGCAGATTCCAGTCTTATAGTAGCGCAGGTGGTACCTGCGCTCAGTGTCCCCTGTGGTCCTGTGCAGGAATGGGCACCTGAAACACAGCAGCAGGGGTGGAGGTCACTCACCTTTGCCCCCTGCAGCCTGGGCTACCAGCCGTGCCCTTCCCTGCCCGTCGACGGCTTTCTCATGACACAGCGGGTGTACTGATGGTGGGTCAAGGAGGCAAGCAAGTGACGAGTCCTGCTGAGGTAACAGAGCCACCCTCCCACTGCCGGTAGGTGCTGTAGCCCAAAGTGGGGCCTGAAAGTCCTGGCATCCCACTTCAGCTTCTCAAAGACTACTCAGCCAGGGCCCTGGGCTGTCCTGAAGAGAAGCTCCAGAGGGGGGCACTCTTGGGAGAACAAACACTGCCTACGTCAGGGGTCTTCAGAGAAGCAAACGCCCTTGGGCCCTGGGTGCGTCAtgaagctggggggaggggtgagcAAGCCTTTGACCCCTGGGAGAAACGGAAGAGCTGGTGTGGGATGGTTCAGTGGGGTGCGCACCCACAGAAGCCCCCGCGGTGCTGCCGTCACCACCTCCGCACGGCTGAAACACTTGTTAAGCAGCGTCAATAAGTGCTCCCTCTCAGTGACGTTCCCAGGTTTGCCACCTCATGTTTGTCATCTGTTATGCCCTGTCTCTTCACGGAGCTTTGTGGCAAAATATTTAGGGTCAGCAAAAAGGGAACTAGAGAGGCTCTATGTCTCTAAAGAGCCAGCCTTGGTGGGAACTGCATGGGATGGAGTGGGTAGTAtgggctggggagagggtccTTGTGACTTGCACGGGACCAGGAAAGAAGGCCTGGGAAGCCACTGTGGTTCAGATGTGGCCCTTAGGCTTAGCAGAAGAAAGGCCTGTGTAGGGCTTCCCCAAAGTGGGGAAAGGAGAAGGGGTCTCCCCCAGATGATGGCAGGGTCTGAACCCAGGTCCAAACCATAGGAAGGTGGGCCAGGCTGCAGCAGGTCCCCAAAGGCAGGCTCTGGCTGGCTTCTTGGACTCTGACTGGACTATTCTGAGGGCAGGCTGGGCAGCACTCACTCGTCGCCCTCCGGGCAGAGGCCTGTGGCCTCGTCGTACTTGGTGCAGTAGACGTCGGGGCTGTAGTTGAAGGTGCCGTCCCGACGGCGGATGGACCGGCGGCGTCGCTGGTTCACGAAATGCCAGTGGAAGCAGGTGTAGGGCCGATGCTGAGTACATTTGTGTTGCACAAAGAGTGGGCACTGCTCAGTGCGGAATTCCTTCAGGTACCTGCAGGGAGAGCCCCCGAGTAGGGTGGGCCAGGAGTGGAGAGTTAAGTCCCTTGTTTCCCAGCAAGAAGTTGGCCACCAAGTCCCCCAAGGGCCCTACTCTGGGGGGGCTCGCTCAACTGAGACACCAGAAAAGACCCAGAGCTAAGGCAGGCCCTCAGCATCAGGATCCTTCCTAATACGCAGGTCCCCAGCCAGCCTGAAGGGCAGGAACCATAGACCACAAGGGCCCTCGGTGGTCAGCTGCCTGCCATGGTGACCAGAGGAGGGTTTAATCGGTGGCTTGTTCTCTGAGCGCTCCCCGAGGTTTCCCAGGCCAAACCACTGATCACAGGGAAAAGGCTGCAAACCAGAGCTTGAGGAGCCTCTCCTAAACTTCCTGCAAGGGTCTCTGCTGcccaatctgcctgccaattcctGGAGGCCTCACTTGTctcaggagcagggctggggcacAAGGCTGAGGGCCAGGACGGCTGCTGCTTTACAGCTGAGAGCCCAGGTCACAAGGTGTCCTTCTGGACCACTGACACAGGTCATCACTGTCCTGTCCGCTGACCTCCTTCCAGATATTTCCTAGCATTACCCAAGTATGTTTGTGAAGCTCATGTTGGAAGCATCTGAAGAGACTCCCTCTCAGCCTTGCCTCCCACAACAGCCTTGCAAATGAGTACCTGCAGCAGCTGAGGTATTCTATTTCCGTCCTGACTAACCTGGGGTTGGGGGGCTCTGTCtgtcctcccagcctcctcccaacCTGCATCTCTTTCCTTTACTCTGCATCTAAAAACCAAGACAACCTGAAGCTCCTCCCCCCACACCACCCAGTGGAGGGCCTGACCCACTTACCCCCTTACAGAACCATACCATCCATCTGTGTTTTCATTCACTTTGTGTCCAGGTAGAGGGTTTCTTAGATTTACCACCACTGCCcgcccccgacacacacacacagacacacagtggGCACAAGGAGGCAGCCCAGTtctctttattcattccttcaagCCCTAGCAATGAAGGCAACAAATGGCTTGATAGAAGGCATTTGATGCCAGTGAGGAGGATGGTTCTAGAAGGCACAGAAGGTTGTGTGCAGAAGGGAGTGTGGAGAGAGCAGCCACCTGGAGCTGGAATGCCTGGGAAACAGGCGAGAGGGTCCAGCCCATGTCTTTGGCTCATGCCAGGATACGCAGGGCCTTATCAGTCTGGGCATATGGAAGGTGTAGGGACAGGTAGGTCCAGGGCTGAGACTTTCCAGACAGGTTTTCTTTAACACTAACAAGAGTGCTGTAAAATCCTCCAAGACAAGGGGAattgcctggcagtccagtgg
Above is a genomic segment from Mesoplodon densirostris isolate mMesDen1 chromosome 18, mMesDen1 primary haplotype, whole genome shotgun sequence containing:
- the UNK gene encoding RING finger protein unkempt homolog isoform X4, with the translated sequence MSKGPGPGGSAASSAPPAATAQVLQAQPEKPQHYTYLKEFRTEQCPLFVQHKCTQHRPYTCFHWHFVNQRRRRSIRRRDGTFNYSPDVYCTKYDEATGLCPEGDECPFLHRTTGDTERRYHLRYYKTGICIHETDSKGNCTKNGLHCAFAHGPHDLRSPVYDIRELQAMEALQNGQTTVEGSIEGQSAGAASHAMIEKILSEEPRWQETAYVLGNYKTEPCKKPPRLCRQGYACPYYHNSKDRRRSPRKHKYRSSPCPNVKHGDEWGDPGKCENGDSCQYCHTRTEQQFHPEIYKSTKCNDMQQSGSCPRGPFCAFAHVDQPPLSDDLQPSSAVSSPTQPGPVLYMPSAAGDSVPVSPSSPHAPDLSALLCRNSSLGSPSNLCGSPPGSIRKPPNLEGIVFPGESGLAPGSYKKAPGFEREDQVGAEYLKTLKCQAKLKPHSLEPRSQEQPLLQPKQDMLGILPVGSPLTSSISSSITSSLAATPPSPAGTSSVPGMNANALPFYPTSDTVESVIESALDDLDLNEFGVAALEKTFDNSTVPHPGSITIGGSLLQSSAPVNIPGSLSSSASFHSASPSPPVSLSSHFLQQPQGHLSQSENTFLGTSASHGSLGLNGMNSSIWEHFASGSFSPGTSPAFLSGPGAAELARLRQELDEANGTIKQWEESWKQAKQKQLRAHLEQVDKAVFHMQSVKCLKCQEQNRAVLPCQHAVLCELCAEGSECPVCQPGRAHALQS
- the UNK gene encoding RING finger protein unkempt homolog isoform X1, translated to MSKGPGPGGSAASSAPPAATAQVLQAQPEKPQHYTYLKEFRTEQCPLFVQHKCTQHRPYTCFHWHFVNQRRRRSIRRRDGTFNYSPDVYCTKYDEATGLCPEGDECPFLHRTTGDTERRYHLRYYKTGICIHETDSKGNCTKNGLHCAFAHGPHDLRSPVYDIRELQAMEALQNGQTTVEGSIEGQSAGAASHAMIEKILSEEPRWQETAYVLGNYKTEPCKKPPRLCRQGYACPYYHNSKDRRRSPRKHKYRSSPCPNVKHGDEWGDPGKCENGDSCQYCHTRTEQQFHPEIYKSTKCNDMQQSGSCPRGPFCAFAHVDQPPLSDDLQPSSAVSSPTQPGPVLYMPSAAGDSVPVSPSSPHAPDLSALLCRNSSLGSPSNLCGSPPGSIRKPPNLEGIVFPGESGLAPGSYKKAPGFEREDQVGAEYLKTLKCQAKLKPHSLEPRSQEQPLLQPKQDMLGILPVGSPLTSSISSSITSSLAATPPSPAGTSSVPGMNANALPFYPTSDTVESVIESALDDLDLNEFGVAALEKTFDNSTVPHPGSITIGGSLLQSSAPVNIPGSLSSSASFHSASPSPPVSLSSHFLQQPQGHLSQSENTFLGTSASHGSLGLNGMNSSIWEHFASGSFSPGTSPAFLSGPGAAELARLRQELDEANGTIKQWEESWKQAKQACDAWKKEAEEAGERASAAGAECELAREQRDALEVQVKKLQEELERLHSAPDPQALPTFPDLEALSLSTLYSLQKQLRAHLEQVDKAVFHMQSVKCLKCQEQNRAVLPCQHAVLCELCAEGSECPVCQPGRAHALQS
- the UNK gene encoding RING finger protein unkempt homolog isoform X2; its protein translation is MGNREIYGESLGKIIAYENRYLKEFRTEQCPLFVQHKCTQHRPYTCFHWHFVNQRRRRSIRRRDGTFNYSPDVYCTKYDEATGLCPEGDECPFLHRTTGDTERRYHLRYYKTGICIHETDSKGNCTKNGLHCAFAHGPHDLRSPVYDIRELQAMEALQNGQTTVEGSIEGQSAGAASHAMIEKILSEEPRWQETAYVLGNYKTEPCKKPPRLCRQGYACPYYHNSKDRRRSPRKHKYRSSPCPNVKHGDEWGDPGKCENGDSCQYCHTRTEQQFHPEIYKSTKCNDMQQSGSCPRGPFCAFAHVDQPPLSDDLQPSSAVSSPTQPGPVLYMPSAAGDSVPVSPSSPHAPDLSALLCRNSSLGSPSNLCGSPPGSIRKPPNLEGIVFPGESGLAPGSYKKAPGFEREDQVGAEYLKTLKCQAKLKPHSLEPRSQEQPLLQPKQDMLGILPVGSPLTSSISSSITSSLAATPPSPAGTSSVPGMNANALPFYPTSDTVESVIESALDDLDLNEFGVAALEKTFDNSTVPHPGSITIGGSLLQSSAPVNIPGSLSSSASFHSASPSPPVSLSSHFLQQPQGHLSQSENTFLGTSASHGSLGLNGMNSSIWEHFASGSFSPGTSPAFLSGPGAAELARLRQELDEANGTIKQWEESWKQAKQACDAWKKEAEEAGERASAAGAECELAREQRDALEVQVKKLQEELERLHSAPDPQALPTFPDLEALSLSTLYSLQKQLRAHLEQVDKAVFHMQSVKCLKCQEQNRAVLPCQHAVLCELCAEGSECPVCQPGRAHALQS
- the UNK gene encoding RING finger protein unkempt homolog isoform X3, which produces MSKGPGPGGSAASSAPPAATAQVLQAQPEKPQHYTYLKEFRTEQCPLFVQHKCTQHRPYTCFHWHFVNQRRRRSIRRRDGTFNYSPDVYCTKYDEATGLCPEGDECPFLHRTTGDTERRYHLRYYKTGICIHETDSKGNCTKNGLHCAFAHGPHDLRSPVYDIRELQAMEALQNGQTTVEGSIEGQSAGAASHAMIEKILSEEPRWQETAYVLGNYKTEPCKKPPRLCRQGYACPYYHNSKDRRRSPRKHKYRSSPCPNVKHGDEWGDPGKCENGDSCQYCHTRTEQQFHPEIYKSTKCNDMQQSGSCPRGPFCAFAHVDQPPLSDDLQPSSAVSSPTQPGPVLYMPSAAGDSVPVSPSSPHAPDLSALLCRNSSLGSPSNLCGSPPGSIRKPPNLEGIVFPGESGLAPGSYKKAPGFEREDQVGAEYLKTLKCQDMLGILPVGSPLTSSISSSITSSLAATPPSPAGTSSVPGMNANALPFYPTSDTVESVIESALDDLDLNEFGVAALEKTFDNSTVPHPGSITIGGSLLQSSAPVNIPGSLSSSASFHSASPSPPVSLSSHFLQQPQGHLSQSENTFLGTSASHGSLGLNGMNSSIWEHFASGSFSPGTSPAFLSGPGAAELARLRQELDEANGTIKQWEESWKQAKQACDAWKKEAEEAGERASAAGAECELAREQRDALEVQVKKLQEELERLHSAPDPQALPTFPDLEALSLSTLYSLQKQLRAHLEQVDKAVFHMQSVKCLKCQEQNRAVLPCQHAVLCELCAEGSECPVCQPGRAHALQS